In the Arthrobacter sp. Soc17.1.1.1 genome, GGACGCCTGGCCGGATCCCTCGCCGGGTCCGCGGAGCTGTTCGCGGCCTCGGGCCGCAGCGCGCTGGCCTCGATCAACCTGGTGACCGCCCACGACGGCTTCACGCTCGCCGACCTCACCGCCTACGAGCGCAAGCACAACGAGGCCAACGGCGAGGAGAACCGCGACGGCCACAACGACAACCGCAGCTACAACCACGGCGCCGAGGGGCGTACGGAGGACGAGGGCATCCTGGCCCGCCGCGAGCGGAGCGCACGCAACATCATGGCGTCGCTGCTCATCTCGCTGGGCGTGCCGATGCTGATGGCCGGCGACGAGCTGGGGCGTACGCAGCACGGCAACAACAATGCCTACTGCCAGGACAACGAGCTCACCTGGGTGCACTGGCCCGACGACGCGGCGTCGCGCCGCATGCTCGAGGCCACGCGCACGCTGCTGTCCATCCGGAGGGATTTCCTGGCGCGGCAGCCCTCCACGTTCCCCTCACGCGCCGACCAGTCGACCCTGCTGTGGTTCAGCACGGCCGGGCTGCCCATGACCGCGCAGGAATGGAACGACCCGCGGACGCGGACCGTGCAGCTCCTCCTCGGCTCGACGGGCGGCACCATCAACGGACTCGTGGTGATCAACGGCTCGCTCGAGGACACCCGTATCCACCTGCCCTCTGCATGGATCCTGCAGGGACAGGGCGTCGAGGGGGAGCAGCCGCGCTGGTTCACCCCCACCTTCGATTCCGCGGCAGGCGGTCCTGTCGACGGGACGCTGCGCCTGCGCTCGGGCGACGGCGACACGGTGGCAGCGGACTCGGTGCGCATCTACCGCTGCTGAGGCGGTGCCGGCGGATCAGGGAGACCCTTCCGCCGGGAAGGACGAGCCCGGGAACGACGAGGCCGGTAACGACGAAGCCCGGGACCGATCAGGTCCCGGGCTTCGTCGTGCGGTGGTGCAGCCGATCAGGCGTTGACGATGAGTCCCAGCTCGGCCTTCGTCGCCAGCGTCGCGTGCTTCGGGAGCACCCGCACCGTGTAGCCGAAGGACCCGGAGTGGTCGATCCGCACGCCGCCCGTGAAGAGGTAGCGTCCGCTGCCCAGGTTCTCGGCGACGGCCAGGTCGTCGACCGTGACGTCGCTCAGCTCATCGCTCTCGAGGGCGCGCCCGTAGGCGACCTCCACGGCCACGTCGTCGGGGTCGAGGCCCCCGAGGGAGATGTACGCGTTGACCGTCAGGGAGTCGCCGATCTGCGGGTTCTCGGACACGCCGGTCGAATCGACGTGTTCCACCTGCACCGCAGGCCAGCTGCCCTGCACGCGGGAGCGCCAGGCTGCGGTCCTCTTCGCGAGCGCGAAGGAGTCGGCGGCGGCCTCCTGGCCGGAGCGCCAGGCCGGTCGGTAGAGCTTCTCCACGTAGTCCTGCAGCATCCGCTCGGCGGACACGGCCGGGCCCAGCGTCGCCATGGTGTGCTTGATCATCGCGATCCACTGGTGCGGGACGCCGTCGCGCGAGGGCTCGGACGGCCCGGCTGCACCCGCACCCTCGGCGGGGACCAGCGAGTAGAAGCGCGGGCCCACCTGGGTCTCGAGGAGGTCGTACAGGGCCGCGGCCTCGATGTCGTCGCGCTCGTCGGCGGAGGCGCCGTTGTTGGCGGTCGGGATCGCCCAGCCGTTGTCGCCGTCGTACATCTCGTCCCACCAGCCGTCGAGGACGGAGAGGTTGAGGCCGCCGTTGATCGCGGCCTTCATGCCGGAGGTCCCGCAGGCCTCGAGCGGACGCAGCGGGTTGTTCAGCCATACGTCGCAGCCCGGGAAGAGCGTGCGGGCCATGGCGATGTCGTAGTTGGGCAGGAAGACGATGCGGTGGCGGACCTCGGGATCGTCCGTGAACCGGACCAGGTCCTGGATCATGCGCTTGCCCTGCTCGTCGGCGGGGTGGGACTTACCGGCGATGACCAGCTGGATGGGGTGCTCCGGGTGCAGCAGCAGCGCCTTGAGGCGGGCGGGGTTGCGCAGCATCAGCGTGAGGCGCTTGTACGTCGGGACACGGCGCGCGAAGCCGATCGTCAGGACGTCGGGATCGAGCACCGAGTCGGTCCACGCGAGTTCGGCGTCGGCCGCGCCGCGCTTCTTCCACGAGGAGCGCAGGCGCTGGCGCACGTCGTCCACGAGGTTCGAGCGGAGGCTGCGGCGCAGTGCCCAGATGTCGGTGTCCGGGACGTCGTAGACCTTGGCCCACTGGGGGTCGAGGACGGACTCGGCGCCGAAGTGCTCGAGGGCGAAGTCCGCGATCTGCGGGTCCACCCAGCTCGGCACGTGCACGCCGTTGGTCACGGACGTGATGGGCACCTCGCGGGCGTCGAACCCCGGCCAGAGCCCGGAGAACATGCCGCGGGAGACCTCGCCGTGCAGCTTCGCCACGCCGTTGGCGCGCTGCGCGAGGCGCAGGCCCATGACGGCCATGTTGAACTTCGTCGGGTCGCCGTCTGCATAGTTCTCGGCACCGAGGGCCAGGACGCGGTCGGTGGGCACGGCGGGCGCGAGGCCGGCGTGGAAGAAGTGCTCGATCTGGGAGCGCTCGAAGCGGTCGATGCCGGCGGGCACCGGGGTGTGGGTGGTGAACACCGTGGACGCGCGTCCAGCGGTGAGCGCCTCCTCCCAGCTCATCGGCGATTCGTTGGACGGGTCCATGAGTTCGCGGATGCGCTCGATGCCGAGGAAGCCGGCGTGGCCCTCGTTGGTGTGGAAGACCTCGGGGGCCGGGGTCCCGGTGAGGCGCTGGAAGATGCGCAGGGCCTTGACCCCGCCCATCCCGAGGAGCAGTTCCTGCTGGAGGCGCTGGTCCCCGCCGCCACCGTAGAGGCGGTCGGTGACGTTGCGTGCCGCGTCGTCGTTCTCGGCGACGTTCGAGTCGAGGAGCAGGAGGGGCACGCGGCCGACGTCGGCACGCCAGATGTGCGCCGACAGCTGCCGGCCGTTGGGCAGGGGCAGCACCACCATCGCGGCGGAGCCGTCCTCCTCGCGGAGCAGGGTCAGCGGCAGTCCGTCGGGGTCGAGGACCGGGTAGGTCTCCTGCTGCCAGGCGTCCCGGGACAGGGACTGCTTGAAGTAGCCGGCCTGGTAGAGCAGGCCCACGCCGATCAGGGGGACACCGAGATCGGAGGCGGACTTGAGGTGGTCGCCGGCGAGGATGCCGAGGCCGCCGGAGTACTGCGGGAGGACGGCGCTGATGCCGTACTCGGGGGAGAAGTAGGCGATGCTGCGGGGTGTGTCCTCGCCGAGGCCCTGGTACCAGCGCGGTTCCGTCAGGTAGCTCTCGAGGTCGGCGCCGAGTTCGTGGATGCGCTGCACCAGTTTCTCGTCGGCGGCGAGCTGCTGCAGCTTCTCGCGTGTCACGGAGCCCAGGAAGGACACGGGATCGTGGCCGCTCTCCTCCCAGGCGGCGCGGTCGATGTCCTCGAACAGGCGCGAGGTCGGCAGATGCCAGGACCAGCGCAGATTGCTTGCGAGCTTGCCCAGCGGGGCGATGTTCTCGGGGAGGACGGTTCGGACGGTAAATCTGCGGATGGCCTTCACCCCGGTTAGGCTAGCGCACTTGCCCGGTGCAGGGGAGACGGGTGCGTAAACGCTTGCGTAATACAGGAGCGGCCTTGACGTTACGCCAAGCCCCCTTAGCATTTCGGCCCATTACTCGCTAACGTCGTGGGGGTGAGCACTCCTACCGAGCAGAACCGAAATGCCCCGTATCCCGAGGGACTGCGCTTCGGCCGCATCCCGATCACGGCGGTCAGTCCCGTCGTCGAGGATGGACGCTTCCCCGCCAAGGGGATCCCGGGCTCGGACATCGCCGTGGGGGCGACCGTCTTCCGCGAGGGCCACGACCAGCTCGGCGTCTCGGCCGTGCTCTACGATCCCCGTGGCAAGGAGGTGCAGCGAGTCCGCATGACGCCGGTGGGATCCGGACTCGACCGCTGGGCCGGCACGCTGACGCCGAGGGCCAAGGGGCTGCACACCTTCACCATCGAGGGCTGGTCCGATGTCTACGGCACGTGGGAACACGACGCCACCATCAAGATCGCCGCAGGGGTCGACGTCGAGCTCATGCTCGCGGAAGGGGCCGCCCTCTTCACGCGGGCCGCAGGGGAGCGGACCGGCCGCGACGCCGCACTGTTCCGCCGCGCCGCCGACGTCCTGGCGGACACGGAACAGAGCGTCGAGGCGCGCCTCGCCGCAGGGCTCTCACCCGAGATCCACGAGGCCATCGCACGCCAGCCCATCCGCTCGCTCGTGACCGCCTCGCAGGCGTACCCCATCAACGTGGAGCGTGAACTGGCCGGCCGCGCCGCCTGGTACGAGTTCTTCCCCCGCTCCGAGGGCGCCACCTACAACCCCGAGACGGCGGAGTGGACCTCGGGGAACTTCCGCGAGGCAGCCAAGCGGCTCGACGCCGTGGCGGCCATGAACTTCGACGTCGTGTACCTGCCGCCCATCCACCCGATCGGCCGCACGCACCGCAAGGGACCGAACAACACGCTGACGGCCGGCCCCGCCGACCCCGGCTCGCCCTGGGCCATCGGCTCTGCCGACGGCGGCCACGACGCCATCCACCCGGACCTCGGCACCTTCGAGGACTTCGACGCCTTCGTCGCCCGGGCCCGCGAGCTGGACCTCGAGGTGGCCCTCGACCTCGCCCTGCAGGCCGCGCCGGACCACCCCTGGGTCCAGACGCACCCCGAGTGGTTCACCACGCGCGTGGACGGGTCGATCGCGTACGCGGAGAACCCGCCGAAGAAGTACCAGGACATCTACCCCATCAACTTCGACAACGACCCGAAGGGGCTCTCGAAGGAGATCCTGCGGATCGTCCTCCTGTGGATCCAGCACGGCGTGAAGATCTTCCGGGTGGACAATCCGCACACCAAGCCGGTGCAGTTCTGGGAGTGGCTGATCGCCCGCGTGAACAGGAAGCACCCGGACGTCATCTTCCTCGCGGAGGCGTTCACCCGCCCGCCGATGATGCACGCCCTCGGCCGCGCCGGGTTCCAGCAGTCCTACTCCTACTTCACGTGGCGGAACACCAAGACGGAGCTGGAGGAGTACTTCACCGAGATCAGCTCGGTCTCGCCGGCCTACTTCCGGCCGAACTTCTTCGTGAACACGCCCGACATCCTCACCGAGTACCTCCAGTACGGCGGGCCGGCGGCGTTCAAGATCCGTGCCGTGCTCGCGTCCATGGCGAGCCCCCTGTGGGGCGTCTACTCCGGGTACGAGCTGTTCGAGCACGTGGCCCGCCCGGGTGCGGAGGAGTACATCGACAACGAGAAGTTCCAGTACCGTCCCCGGGACTACGCCGCAGCAGAGGCGGAGGGGCGCTCGCTGGCACCCTTCATCACGCGGCTCAACGCGATCCGCCGCGCGCACCCCGCGCTCGGCGACCTCGAGAACCTCACCGTCCACAGCAGCACCGATCCCTCCACCGTGGTCTTCGCCAAGCACAAGCAGACGGCCGAGGGCAAGGACACCATCATCGTCGTCGTCAACGTCGACCCGCATAGTACGCGCGAGAGCACCGTGTCGCTGGATCTTGCGAAGCTCGGCCTCGATGCCGCGGACCTCGACGGGAACGGTACATTCCTCGTGGACGACCTCGTCACGGGCCAGACCTTCACATGGGGCGAGCACAACTACGTGCGGCTCGACCCCTACGTGGAACCCGCCCACATTCTCTCAATCAGGAGGCAGCACTAGTGCCCAACCCCTTCCAGCTCAACGCACCTGGACTGGCCCACGACCCCCACTGGTTCCGCAAGGCGGTCTTCTACGAGGCGCTGGTCCGTGGGTTCGCCGATGCGAACGGGGACGGCTCCGGTGACCTCTCGGGGCTCATCGAGAAGATGGACTACCTCCAGTGGCTCGGCGTCGACTGCCTGTGGCTGCCCCCGTTCTTCAAGTCACCCCTGCGCGACGGCGGGTACGACATCTCCGACTACTACGACGTCCTCGACGAGTTCGGTTCCCTGGGCGACTTCAAGCGGCTCGTGGCCGAGGCCCATGCGCGCGGCGTCCGGGTCATCATCGACCTGCCCATGAACCACACCTCGGACCAGCACCACTGGTTCCAGGAGTCACGGCGGGACCCCGAGGGCCCGTACGGCGACTTCTACGTCTGGAGCGACACGGACGAGAAGTACGAGGACGCGCGCATCATCTTCGTGGACACGGAGGAGTCGAACTGGACGTTCGACCCGGTCCGCCGCCAGTTCTTCTGGCACCGCTTCTTCAGCCACCAGCCGGATCTCAACTTCGAGAACCCCAAGGTGCAGGAAGCCATCTTCGACGTCGTGCGGTTCTGGCTGGACCAGGGCATCGACGGCTTCCGGGCGGACGCCATCCCCTACCTCTTCGAGGAGGAGGGCACCAACTGCGAGAACCTGCCGGAGACCCACGGGTTCCTCAGGCGCCTCCGCGCGATGGTGGACGAGAACTACCCGGGCCGCGTCATCATCGCCGAGGCGAACCAGATGCCCGACGAAGTGGTGGAGTACTTCGGCACCGAGGACGAGCCCGAGTGCCACATGTGCTTCCACTTCCCGATCATGCCGCGGCTCTTCTACGCGCTGCGTGACCAGAAGGCCGCCCCCATCATCGAGACGATGGCCGAGACCCCCGACATCCCCGCGGGCGCCCAGTGGGGCACGTTCCTGCGCAACCACGACGAGCTGACGCTCGAGATGGTCACGAACGAGGAGCGGGAGGCGATGCTCGGGTGGTACGCGCCCGATCCCCGCATGCGCGCGAACGTCGGTATCCGCCGTCGGCTGTCCCCGCTGCTCGACAACTCCCGCGCCGAGGTGGAGCTGATCCACGCGCTCCTGCTGTCGCTGCCCGGCAGCCCGTTCCTCTACTACGGGGACGAGATCGGCATGGGCGACAACATCTGGCTCGAGGACCGCGACGCGTCGCGGACCCCGATGCAGTGGAACCCGGACCGCAACGCGGGCTTCTCGCCCGTGGATCCCGGCAAGCTGTACCTGCCGGTCGTGCAGTCGCTGGTCTACCACTACAACCACGTCAACGTGGAGGCGCAGATGGCGACCTCCAGTTCGCTGCTGCACTGGATCCGGCAGATGCTCGCGGTCCGCAAGGCCCACCCGGCCTTCGGACTGGGCGTCTACCGGAACGTCCCGGTGGAGTCGGAGCACGTCCTGGCCTTCCTCCGCGAGGTCGAGCACGGCAACACCGAGGGCGAGCCCGCGGAATCGGTGCTCTGCATCTTCAACCTGTCGCAGCACCCCGTCGCGGCGAAGATGCGCCTTCCCGAGTTCGCAGGCCGTGGCCTGCGTGATCTGTTCGGCGGCGCCATCTTCCCGGCGTTCGAGGAGGACGGAGAGATCACGCTCACCCTCGGCAGCCACGACTTCTTCTGGCTGCGTGTCCGCTCGGCCAGCTCCAACACCTCGTCCCCCCACACCGAGGCGATGCCCGTCATCTCCATCCCGGAGGCGGTCAGGTAATGGCGGCCCACACACCCTACGTCCCGGAGATCCTCACCGGATGGCTGCCGTCGCAGCGGTGGTTCCCCGTCAAGGGGGAGTCTGTGGACCTGACGGTGGTCGGCGGGACGGTCCTCGAGGACCCGACCGGCGAGGCCGGGTTCGAGGTGCACTTCCTGGCCGTCACCTCGGGGACGCGCACCGACGTCGTCAGCGTGCCGATCAGCTATCGCGCGGCACCCCTCGACGGCGCCGCGGCCGGCCTCATCGGCCAGGTGGACCACCCGGAGCTCGGCGCGCGGTGGGCCTACGACGCCACCCATGACGCCGACTTCGTGCGCCTCT is a window encoding:
- the glgP gene encoding alpha-glucan family phosphorylase, with protein sequence MKAIRRFTVRTVLPENIAPLGKLASNLRWSWHLPTSRLFEDIDRAAWEESGHDPVSFLGSVTREKLQQLAADEKLVQRIHELGADLESYLTEPRWYQGLGEDTPRSIAYFSPEYGISAVLPQYSGGLGILAGDHLKSASDLGVPLIGVGLLYQAGYFKQSLSRDAWQQETYPVLDPDGLPLTLLREEDGSAAMVVLPLPNGRQLSAHIWRADVGRVPLLLLDSNVAENDDAARNVTDRLYGGGGDQRLQQELLLGMGGVKALRIFQRLTGTPAPEVFHTNEGHAGFLGIERIRELMDPSNESPMSWEEALTAGRASTVFTTHTPVPAGIDRFERSQIEHFFHAGLAPAVPTDRVLALGAENYADGDPTKFNMAVMGLRLAQRANGVAKLHGEVSRGMFSGLWPGFDAREVPITSVTNGVHVPSWVDPQIADFALEHFGAESVLDPQWAKVYDVPDTDIWALRRSLRSNLVDDVRQRLRSSWKKRGAADAELAWTDSVLDPDVLTIGFARRVPTYKRLTLMLRNPARLKALLLHPEHPIQLVIAGKSHPADEQGKRMIQDLVRFTDDPEVRHRIVFLPNYDIAMARTLFPGCDVWLNNPLRPLEACGTSGMKAAINGGLNLSVLDGWWDEMYDGDNGWAIPTANNGASADERDDIEAAALYDLLETQVGPRFYSLVPAEGAGAAGPSEPSRDGVPHQWIAMIKHTMATLGPAVSAERMLQDYVEKLYRPAWRSGQEAAADSFALAKRTAAWRSRVQGSWPAVQVEHVDSTGVSENPQIGDSLTVNAYISLGGLDPDDVAVEVAYGRALESDELSDVTVDDLAVAENLGSGRYLFTGGVRIDHSGSFGYTVRVLPKHATLATKAELGLIVNA
- a CDS encoding alpha-1,4-glucan--maltose-1-phosphate maltosyltransferase codes for the protein MSTPTEQNRNAPYPEGLRFGRIPITAVSPVVEDGRFPAKGIPGSDIAVGATVFREGHDQLGVSAVLYDPRGKEVQRVRMTPVGSGLDRWAGTLTPRAKGLHTFTIEGWSDVYGTWEHDATIKIAAGVDVELMLAEGAALFTRAAGERTGRDAALFRRAADVLADTEQSVEARLAAGLSPEIHEAIARQPIRSLVTASQAYPINVERELAGRAAWYEFFPRSEGATYNPETAEWTSGNFREAAKRLDAVAAMNFDVVYLPPIHPIGRTHRKGPNNTLTAGPADPGSPWAIGSADGGHDAIHPDLGTFEDFDAFVARARELDLEVALDLALQAAPDHPWVQTHPEWFTTRVDGSIAYAENPPKKYQDIYPINFDNDPKGLSKEILRIVLLWIQHGVKIFRVDNPHTKPVQFWEWLIARVNRKHPDVIFLAEAFTRPPMMHALGRAGFQQSYSYFTWRNTKTELEEYFTEISSVSPAYFRPNFFVNTPDILTEYLQYGGPAAFKIRAVLASMASPLWGVYSGYELFEHVARPGAEEYIDNEKFQYRPRDYAAAEAEGRSLAPFITRLNAIRRAHPALGDLENLTVHSSTDPSTVVFAKHKQTAEGKDTIIVVVNVDPHSTRESTVSLDLAKLGLDAADLDGNGTFLVDDLVTGQTFTWGEHNYVRLDPYVEPAHILSIRRQH
- the treS gene encoding maltose alpha-D-glucosyltransferase: MPNPFQLNAPGLAHDPHWFRKAVFYEALVRGFADANGDGSGDLSGLIEKMDYLQWLGVDCLWLPPFFKSPLRDGGYDISDYYDVLDEFGSLGDFKRLVAEAHARGVRVIIDLPMNHTSDQHHWFQESRRDPEGPYGDFYVWSDTDEKYEDARIIFVDTEESNWTFDPVRRQFFWHRFFSHQPDLNFENPKVQEAIFDVVRFWLDQGIDGFRADAIPYLFEEEGTNCENLPETHGFLRRLRAMVDENYPGRVIIAEANQMPDEVVEYFGTEDEPECHMCFHFPIMPRLFYALRDQKAAPIIETMAETPDIPAGAQWGTFLRNHDELTLEMVTNEEREAMLGWYAPDPRMRANVGIRRRLSPLLDNSRAEVELIHALLLSLPGSPFLYYGDEIGMGDNIWLEDRDASRTPMQWNPDRNAGFSPVDPGKLYLPVVQSLVYHYNHVNVEAQMATSSSLLHWIRQMLAVRKAHPAFGLGVYRNVPVESEHVLAFLREVEHGNTEGEPAESVLCIFNLSQHPVAAKMRLPEFAGRGLRDLFGGAIFPAFEEDGEITLTLGSHDFFWLRVRSASSNTSSPHTEAMPVISIPEAVR